Proteins encoded together in one Quercus lobata isolate SW786 chromosome 3, ValleyOak3.0 Primary Assembly, whole genome shotgun sequence window:
- the LOC115980806 gene encoding uncharacterized protein LOC115980806, protein MAELTCQNQELRMEINQRRQTREEREGGGQTQGHGDRENTEIGSQLRGTTSRTVPHLKEEMDQMKKVMEEMKKNMKRTNPIEDLVYRTDSPFTASSNGHPLPSKFKLPSLDSFDGMRDPSDHIATFKTTMHLKGVPDEIMCRAFPTTVKGLARVWFSKIPPSSVGYFKELSKLFVNNFLGGQRHKRSSSSLLTIEQGENKSLRSFITRFNREALIVDEVDDKLLLAAFHNGINSNLFIYKLYEKEPQTMAELVHSAQNFMDVEDAIIAKKRKIAKRMEAHPARHSEQGPLLKKGRTEDKKERDNRKTSPLGRRQNYTLLNAPLDHVLMQIKDDPSLKWPKKMKGDPNKRNKSKYCRFHRDHRHDMDECYDLKQQI, encoded by the coding sequence CAATCAAAGAAGACAGACACGTGAGGAACGTGAAGGAGGAGGACAAACACAGGGTCATGGTGATAGAGAAAATACTGAAATTGGAAGTCAGTTaagaggcaccacttcacggACAGTACCACacttgaaagaagagatggaccaaatgaagaaagtcatggaggaaatgaaaAAGAACATGAAGAGGACGAATCCTATAGAAGATTTGGTCTACAGAACTGACTCTCCCTTTACGGCTTCCAGCAATGGTCATCctctaccatcaaagttcaagttgccttCTCTAGATTCATTTGATGGAATGCGTGACCCATCTGATCACATTGCTACTTTCAAGACAACGATGCACCTTAAAGGGGTCCCTGATGAAATCATGTGTAGAGCTTTCCCTACCACCGTTAAAGGTCTAGCACGAGTCTGgttcagcaaaatacccccaagTTCTGTAGGTTATTTCAAAGAGTTGAGCAagttgtttgttaacaatttcctTGGGGGACAGAGACACAAGCGTTCCTCGTCCAGCTTGTTGACCATAGAGCAAGGGGAGAATAAGAGCCTGCGGTCATTCATCACTCGCTTCAACAGAGAAGCCCTTATTGTGGACGAGGTAGACGACAAGCTTCTATTGGCGGCCTTCCATAATGGGATTAATTCTAATCTATTTATCTACAAGCTATATGAGAAGGAGCCTCAAACCATGGCTGAgctcgtccattcggctcagaaCTTTATGGATGTAGAAGATGCGATCATAgccaaaaagaggaaaatagcTAAAAGGATGGAAGCGCACCCGGCACGCCACTCAGAACAAGGCCCTCTTCTAAAGAAGGGACGAACAGAAGATAAGAAGGAACGAGATAATAGGAAGACGAGTCCCTTGGGAAGAAGACAGAACTACACGCTCCTAAACGCTCCACTTGATCATGtgctcatgcaaatcaaagatgacCCTTCTCTAAAATGgccaaagaagatgaaaggAGATCCCAATAAGCGAAATAAGAGTAAATATTGTCGCTTTCATAGGGACCATAGACATGACATGGATGAATGTTatgacttgaagcagcaaattTAG